A DNA window from Mucilaginibacter xinganensis contains the following coding sequences:
- the prfA gene encoding peptide chain release factor 1 yields MLEKLEAIFQRWKDVEAELSSPDAMADMKRFAQLNKEYKDLAKIVDQYNIYRNIMSNIDSNKEILATEKDEEFREMAKMELDELLTKQDEMEEAIRLMLIPKDPEDSKNAIVEIRGGTGGDEAALFAGDLYRMYMRYCEKRGWKTELVDYTEGTSGGYKEIVFNVNAEDAYGNLKYESGVHRVQRVPDTETQGRVHTSAATVVVLPEVDEFDIDLQVSDIRKDLFCASGPGGQSVNTTYSAVRLTHIPSGIVAQCQDQKSQLKNYDKALQVLRSRVYEMELQKHLEITSKKRKTMVSTGDRSAKVRTYNYPQGRLTEHRIGLTIYNLVGVMNGDLQDIMEALQFAENAEKLKEGTIA; encoded by the coding sequence ATGTTAGAGAAATTAGAAGCGATATTTCAACGCTGGAAAGATGTAGAAGCAGAACTGAGCAGCCCTGATGCCATGGCTGATATGAAGCGTTTTGCCCAGCTGAATAAAGAGTATAAAGATCTTGCCAAGATTGTTGATCAATACAACATCTATCGCAATATCATGAGTAATATTGACAGCAACAAAGAGATTTTAGCCACCGAAAAGGACGAAGAATTCCGCGAGATGGCTAAAATGGAACTTGATGAGTTGCTGACTAAACAGGACGAAATGGAAGAAGCCATTCGCCTGATGCTGATCCCTAAAGACCCTGAAGATTCAAAAAATGCGATCGTTGAGATCCGTGGCGGTACCGGTGGCGACGAAGCCGCTCTATTTGCCGGTGACCTTTACCGTATGTATATGCGCTATTGCGAAAAGCGTGGCTGGAAAACTGAACTGGTTGATTACACCGAGGGAACTTCTGGCGGGTATAAAGAAATTGTATTTAATGTTAATGCCGAAGACGCTTACGGTAATTTAAAATACGAGTCGGGCGTTCACCGCGTGCAACGTGTGCCCGATACGGAAACACAGGGCCGCGTGCATACTTCAGCAGCAACCGTTGTGGTACTGCCCGAAGTAGATGAGTTTGATATTGATTTGCAGGTAAGCGACATCCGTAAGGATCTGTTCTGCGCATCAGGACCGGGCGGGCAATCAGTAAATACCACTTACTCTGCCGTTAGGTTAACGCATATTCCAAGCGGTATTGTAGCACAGTGCCAGGATCAGAAATCGCAATTAAAAAACTACGATAAAGCCTTACAGGTGTTGCGCTCACGTGTTTACGAAATGGAGCTTCAAAAGCACCTGGAGATCACTTCCAAAAAACGTAAAACAATGGTATCAACCGGCGACCGTTCTGCAAAAGTGCGTACCTACAACTATCCGCAGGGCCGCTTAACCGAGCACCGCATAGGCTTAACCATATACAACCTGGTTGGCGTAATGAACGGCGATTTACAGGACATTATGGAAGCCCTGCAATTTGCAGAGAATGCCGAGAAACTTAAAGAAGGAACAATTGCTTAA
- a CDS encoding FAD:protein FMN transferase — translation MLAIKTLSHNNNSIVFRRSVRLMGNQFEISVVGDNPSWAENRFNDAIAEIMRVEKLLSAFGDDSCINEINRNAGVKPVKANAEIFRLIDRSLQISALTHGAFDITYYAADREEAKSDAGQINAGVKTSVNKVNYKSVELNATAQTVFLQETGMRLSFASNSKGYAADRAKYILQLHGVSSGVINAGGDLLTWGNQPDNEPWTIATADPSQETQPFANVTISNMAVATSVNAEKYAVVINKKLSNTFNAKKGFPVSKIKSVSILSTTAELADAMATPVLAIGINAGLYLINQLNQMAAVIIDDLNRVYTSKNITIN, via the coding sequence ATGTTGGCAATAAAAACATTATCTCATAATAATAACTCAATCGTTTTCAGGCGTTCCGTACGTTTAATGGGTAACCAGTTTGAAATCAGTGTGGTTGGCGATAATCCGTCGTGGGCCGAAAATCGGTTTAATGATGCGATAGCCGAAATTATGCGGGTTGAAAAGCTGTTAAGCGCTTTTGGCGACGATAGCTGTATTAATGAGATAAACCGCAATGCCGGGGTTAAGCCGGTAAAAGCAAACGCGGAAATTTTCAGGCTGATTGACCGCTCGCTGCAAATCTCGGCGCTTACCCACGGCGCTTTCGACATTACTTATTATGCCGCTGACAGAGAAGAAGCAAAATCAGATGCAGGTCAAATTAACGCGGGTGTTAAAACCTCAGTTAATAAAGTGAACTACAAGAGTGTTGAACTAAATGCAACGGCTCAAACTGTTTTTTTACAAGAAACCGGGATGCGGTTGAGCTTTGCATCGAACAGCAAGGGCTACGCTGCCGACAGGGCTAAATACATTTTGCAGTTACACGGTGTTAGCAGCGGCGTTATTAATGCCGGTGGCGATTTACTTACCTGGGGAAACCAGCCTGACAACGAGCCCTGGACGATAGCAACAGCTGATCCTTCACAGGAAACACAACCTTTTGCAAATGTAACTATCAGCAATATGGCTGTGGCGACATCGGTAAATGCCGAAAAGTATGCAGTTGTAATCAACAAAAAGCTTTCAAATACTTTCAATGCTAAAAAGGGTTTCCCTGTTAGTAAAATAAAAAGCGTAAGCATTTTAAGTACCACAGCCGAACTGGCCGATGCAATGGCTACACCTGTTTTGGCAATTGGCATTAATGCCGGTTTATATCTTATCAATCAACTAAACCAAATGGCTGCCGTGATTATTGATGACCTTAACCGTGTTTATACTTCAAAAAATATAACCATCAATTGA